In Sphingomonas phyllosphaerae, one DNA window encodes the following:
- a CDS encoding SIS domain-containing protein produces MPDADQTLMFAEARESAAAVARTLATNRDTLRDLARDLRATPPAVVVTCARGSSDHAATYGKYLIETFVGVPVASAAPSVASVYESAVKTPAAPLCIAISQSGRSPDLLATVAAQKAAGARIVALVNDATSPLAEAADTVVPLMAGPEKSVAATKSYITALAALALLVAEWSGDERLRAAVETLPDRLVAAWALDWSEVVDLLVDANNLFVIGRGLGFGVAQEAALKLKETCALHAEAFSAAEVRHGPMAIVNEGFPLLAFATSDVAGDGVREAAAEFAARGARVALADARADAASHPPALADHPAIEPILTIQSFYRMANNLSVARGLDPDAPRHLSKVTRTL; encoded by the coding sequence ATGCCCGACGCCGATCAGACGTTGATGTTCGCGGAGGCGCGCGAGTCCGCTGCCGCGGTCGCGCGAACGCTCGCCACCAATCGCGACACGCTGCGCGACCTGGCACGCGACCTGCGCGCAACGCCGCCGGCGGTGGTCGTCACCTGCGCGCGCGGCTCATCGGATCATGCTGCCACTTATGGCAAATATCTGATCGAAACCTTCGTCGGCGTGCCGGTCGCCTCGGCTGCGCCATCGGTGGCGTCGGTGTACGAATCGGCGGTGAAGACCCCGGCCGCGCCCTTGTGCATCGCGATCTCGCAGAGCGGACGCAGCCCCGACCTGCTCGCCACCGTCGCCGCGCAAAAGGCCGCGGGCGCGCGGATCGTCGCGTTGGTCAACGACGCCACCTCGCCGCTCGCCGAAGCCGCCGATACGGTCGTGCCGCTGATGGCCGGGCCGGAAAAGTCGGTCGCCGCGACCAAATCGTACATCACCGCGCTCGCCGCACTGGCGCTGCTGGTTGCCGAATGGTCGGGCGACGAACGGCTGCGCGCGGCCGTGGAGACGCTCCCCGATCGGCTTGTCGCGGCATGGGCGCTCGACTGGAGCGAAGTGGTCGATCTGTTGGTCGATGCCAACAACCTGTTCGTGATCGGCCGCGGGCTCGGCTTCGGCGTCGCGCAGGAGGCCGCGCTCAAGCTCAAGGAAACCTGCGCGCTCCATGCCGAGGCGTTCAGCGCCGCCGAGGTCCGCCACGGCCCAATGGCGATCGTGAACGAAGGCTTCCCGCTGCTCGCCTTCGCCACCTCCGATGTGGCCGGTGACGGCGTGCGCGAGGCGGCGGCGGAGTTCGCGGCGCGCGGCGCGCGCGTCGCGCTCGCCGATGCGCGTGCGGATGCCGCCAGCCACCCGCCCGCGCTCGCCGATCACCCCGCGATCGAGCCGATCCTGACGATTCAGAGCTTCTATCGCATGGCGAACAATCTGTCGGTCGCGCGCGGGCTCGACCCGGACGCACCCCGTCATCTGAGCAAGGTCACCCGCACGCTATGA
- the nagA gene encoding N-acetylglucosamine-6-phosphate deacetylase: MTRHSFTNGHIVTPGGTLSAATITVADQIINAIDAQVDAGATDLDGGWVMPGFIDVQVNGGGGVLFNDTPTVDGLATIARAHARYGTTATMPTLISDTPDVIARGLDAVDAAIEAGVPGVIGIHVEGPVISVARKGIHDPARFRPLDDELLALLTAPRRGRVMVTLAPERVTTDQIAALAAAGVRVCLGHTDADYATATAAFAAGATGVTHLFNAMSPLVHRAPGVVGAALANDDAWCGIIVDGFHVDDAALRIALRARPADRFMLVSDAMPCVGAASKDFVLQGKPIHVEDGRCVGADGTLAGSDLDMAGAVRGAVTRLGLTPEAAAGLAATSPAAFLGLSDERGTLAIGQRADWAILTRDLYPASTWIGAQPVA, encoded by the coding sequence ATGACGCGGCACAGCTTTACCAACGGCCATATCGTCACCCCCGGCGGCACCTTGTCCGCCGCGACGATCACGGTCGCGGACCAGATCATCAACGCGATCGACGCGCAGGTCGATGCCGGTGCCACCGATCTCGACGGCGGCTGGGTGATGCCCGGCTTCATCGACGTCCAGGTCAACGGCGGCGGCGGGGTGCTGTTCAACGACACGCCGACCGTCGACGGGCTGGCGACGATCGCGCGCGCGCACGCCCGCTACGGCACGACCGCCACGATGCCGACGCTCATCAGCGACACGCCCGACGTGATCGCGCGCGGGCTCGACGCGGTCGATGCCGCGATCGAGGCCGGCGTGCCGGGCGTGATCGGCATCCATGTCGAAGGGCCTGTCATCAGCGTCGCACGCAAGGGCATCCACGATCCGGCGCGCTTCCGCCCGCTCGACGACGAGTTGCTCGCGCTGCTCACCGCGCCACGCCGCGGACGCGTGATGGTGACGCTCGCGCCCGAGCGCGTGACGACCGATCAGATCGCCGCGCTGGCCGCCGCGGGCGTGCGGGTCTGCCTCGGCCATACCGACGCCGATTACGCCACCGCCACCGCGGCGTTTGCCGCGGGTGCGACCGGGGTGACCCATCTGTTCAACGCGATGTCGCCGCTCGTGCACCGCGCGCCCGGTGTGGTCGGGGCAGCGCTCGCCAATGACGATGCGTGGTGCGGGATCATCGTCGACGGCTTCCATGTCGACGACGCCGCGCTGCGCATTGCGCTCCGCGCGCGTCCGGCCGACCGCTTCATGCTGGTGTCGGACGCGATGCCGTGCGTCGGGGCGGCGTCGAAGGACTTCGTGCTGCAGGGCAAGCCGATCCACGTCGAGGACGGGCGCTGCGTCGGTGCCGACGGGACGCTCGCCGGATCGGACCTCGACATGGCGGGCGCGGTGCGCGGCGCGGTGACGCGGCTCGGGCTTACCCCGGAGGCAGCGGCAGGGCTGGCGGCGACCAGCCCGGCGGCGTTCCTCGGCCTGTCCGACGAACGCGGCACGCTCGCAATCGGGCAGCGCGCCGACTGGGCGATCCTCACCCGCGACCTCTATCCCGCCAGCACCTGGATCGGCGCGCAGCCGGTCGCCTGA
- the ptsP gene encoding phosphoenolpyruvate--protein phosphotransferase has translation MAFLSLYAPLDGWACSLDDVPDAVFAERMLGDGVAIDPTGDTLVAPCDARVITVQPTGHAITLRTAEGAELLIHIGLDTVGLKGAGFETLVAAGDAVTRGQPLIRFDLDRIVRDARAAVTPIVVTNGDRFTIARRATGAIVALGDPVMTLTVLDAQAQQAAGDGPVASRTIVVPLPHGIHARPAARISEVARGFDAVVTLAKDGEPVGATSPIGLLSLIVAHNDRVTIAATGAQADAAVEAVAELILHGIKEDAAPPAPRPAPPAPRNVPEGALAGVTAAPGLAIGPAYRWQVTDLTVAASGNGVAAEEAAFETARIGLIAELTERAAAGPAGARAILEAHAAILDDPKLIANTLMAITRGNSAAHAWREAIRPQADALRAGGDPRLAERADDMLDLERQLIARLVGAEEEAVTLPDGAILLADDLLPSQFMALDLDRLAGLAIEHGGPTSHVSILAAARGVPTLVALGSALRAVPDGTVVVLDASAGWLHPAPSPALLAEAQTRVTAAATRRADALARANEECRTADGTRIELFANCGSPADAEFAVRNGAEGCGLLRTELLFLDRDTAPDVAEQTVDYQAVVDALDGRPLIVRLLDIGGDKPAPYLPINGEENPALGLRGVRVVLAHPHILEDQLKAILAVRPRGRCRIMVPMIAGVDELLKVRAVLDRLTDGARDIELGVMVETPAAAIGADLLAAEADFLSIGTNDLTQYTLAMDRGNAAVAGALDGLHPAVLRLIGETVRGGALRHRWTGVCGSLASDPLAVPILLGLGVTELSVAPAAVPEIKALVRDLDLSAARDHARAALACPDAAAVRRLAREFAR, from the coding sequence ATGGCTTTCCTCTCGCTCTACGCACCGCTCGATGGCTGGGCCTGCTCGCTCGACGACGTGCCCGACGCGGTGTTCGCGGAGCGGATGCTGGGCGACGGCGTGGCAATCGACCCGACCGGCGACACGCTGGTCGCGCCATGCGACGCGCGAGTGATAACGGTGCAGCCGACCGGCCATGCGATCACGCTGCGCACCGCCGAGGGCGCGGAACTGCTGATCCACATCGGGCTGGACACTGTCGGGCTGAAGGGTGCCGGGTTCGAAACATTGGTCGCGGCGGGCGATGCGGTGACGCGCGGGCAACCGCTGATCCGCTTCGACCTCGACCGGATCGTCCGCGACGCGCGCGCGGCGGTCACGCCGATCGTCGTCACCAATGGCGACCGCTTCACGATCGCGCGCCGCGCGACCGGCGCGATCGTCGCGCTCGGCGATCCGGTCATGACGCTTACCGTGCTGGATGCGCAGGCGCAGCAGGCGGCGGGTGACGGCCCCGTGGCGTCGCGCACGATCGTCGTGCCGCTGCCGCACGGCATCCACGCCCGCCCCGCCGCGCGCATCTCGGAGGTGGCGCGCGGCTTCGACGCGGTGGTGACGCTGGCCAAGGACGGCGAGCCGGTCGGCGCGACCAGCCCGATCGGTCTGCTGTCGCTGATCGTCGCGCACAACGACCGCGTCACGATCGCCGCGACCGGCGCACAGGCGGACGCGGCGGTCGAAGCGGTCGCCGAACTGATCCTCCACGGCATCAAGGAAGATGCCGCTCCCCCGGCGCCGCGCCCAGCCCCGCCTGCGCCACGCAACGTGCCCGAAGGCGCGCTCGCCGGCGTCACCGCTGCACCGGGGCTCGCGATCGGACCGGCATACCGCTGGCAGGTGACCGATCTGACCGTCGCCGCCAGCGGCAATGGCGTCGCCGCCGAGGAAGCGGCATTCGAGACCGCGCGCATCGGCCTGATCGCCGAACTGACCGAGCGTGCCGCCGCTGGCCCGGCCGGCGCGCGCGCAATCCTCGAGGCGCATGCCGCGATCCTCGACGATCCCAAGTTGATCGCGAACACGCTGATGGCGATCACGCGCGGCAACAGTGCGGCGCACGCCTGGCGGGAGGCGATCCGCCCGCAGGCCGATGCGTTGCGTGCCGGTGGCGACCCGCGGCTCGCCGAACGCGCCGACGACATGCTCGATCTCGAACGACAGCTGATCGCACGGCTGGTCGGCGCCGAAGAGGAAGCGGTAACGCTGCCGGATGGCGCGATCCTGCTCGCCGACGACCTGTTGCCGTCGCAGTTCATGGCGCTCGATCTCGACCGTCTCGCCGGGCTCGCGATCGAACATGGCGGGCCGACCTCGCACGTCTCGATCCTCGCCGCGGCGCGCGGCGTACCGACACTGGTCGCGCTCGGCAGCGCATTACGTGCGGTCCCGGACGGGACGGTAGTGGTGCTCGACGCCAGCGCCGGCTGGCTCCACCCCGCCCCCTCCCCCGCGTTGCTCGCCGAGGCGCAGACCCGCGTTACCGCCGCCGCGACCCGCCGCGCCGATGCGCTCGCGCGCGCCAATGAGGAATGCCGCACCGCCGACGGCACGCGGATCGAGCTTTTCGCCAATTGCGGCTCGCCCGCGGACGCCGAGTTCGCGGTGCGCAACGGCGCGGAGGGCTGCGGGCTGCTCCGCACCGAATTGCTGTTCCTCGACCGCGACACCGCCCCGGACGTGGCCGAACAGACCGTCGATTATCAGGCGGTGGTCGACGCGCTCGACGGGCGACCATTGATCGTCCGTCTGCTCGACATCGGCGGCGACAAGCCCGCGCCCTATCTGCCGATCAACGGCGAGGAAAATCCCGCGCTCGGGCTACGCGGCGTCCGCGTCGTGCTCGCGCATCCGCACATCCTCGAGGATCAGCTCAAGGCGATCCTCGCGGTCCGCCCGCGCGGGCGCTGCCGGATCATGGTCCCGATGATCGCGGGCGTCGATGAATTGCTCAAGGTCCGCGCGGTCCTCGACCGGCTGACCGACGGCGCGCGAGACATCGAACTCGGCGTGATGGTCGAGACGCCCGCCGCCGCGATCGGTGCCGATCTGCTCGCCGCCGAGGCCGACTTCCTGTCGATCGGCACCAACGACCTGACGCAATACACATTGGCGATGGATCGCGGCAATGCAGCGGTCGCCGGCGCGCTCGATGGGCTTCACCCCGCCGTGCTGCGGCTGATCGGCGAGACGGTGCGCGGCGGCGCGCTCCGCCATCGCTGGACCGGCGTATGCGGCAGCCTCGCCTCCGATCCGCTCGCGGTGCCGATCCTGCTGGGGCTCGGCGTCACCGAATTGTCGGTCGCGCCGGCTGCGGTGCCGGAGATCAAGGCGCTGGTGCGCGACCTCGACCTGTCGGCGGCGCGCGACCATGCGCGCGCGGCGCTCGCCTGCCCGGACGCCGCCGCCGTCCGCCGCCTCGCACGGGAGTTTGCGCGATGA